From a single Candidatus Melainabacteria bacterium RIFOXYA2_FULL_32_9 genomic region:
- a CDS encoding flagella basal body P-ring formation protein FlgA produces the protein MGNIIKTVMISLAFLISVVGKANAAVLDSQFIINQIKKDVTKQISSMVSGRIEIEVTNIPYKTIEVPEGKVDIVASSNLQHFSSLTVARVEILVNGEKIKSFGTPIKISVYDKVWVAKDVIDRGKSLSGSNIALEKKEITLMAETAVREDFSPFNCSVKKTFKPGDIIDTRYVEKIPLIIKNSPISIVFKSSDITITMSAEALDNGKIGDYIRVRSKQYKKDYIGRVISANTVMVNI, from the coding sequence TTGGGAAATATAATTAAAACAGTAATGATAAGTTTAGCTTTTCTAATTAGTGTAGTTGGAAAAGCTAATGCTGCTGTTTTAGATTCTCAATTTATTATTAATCAAATTAAAAAAGATGTTACTAAACAAATTAGCTCTATGGTAAGTGGAAGAATAGAAATAGAAGTAACTAATATCCCATATAAAACAATTGAAGTGCCTGAAGGAAAAGTTGATATAGTTGCTTCATCTAACTTACAACATTTTAGTTCTCTTACAGTGGCTAGAGTTGAAATCTTAGTTAATGGTGAAAAAATTAAATCCTTTGGAACACCAATAAAAATATCTGTTTATGACAAAGTTTGGGTCGCTAAAGATGTAATAGATAGAGGTAAAAGTTTATCCGGTTCTAATATTGCTCTTGAAAAAAAAGAAATTACTTTAATGGCTGAAACCGCAGTAAGAGAAGATTTTTCTCCTTTTAATTGTTCAGTTAAGAAAACTTTTAAACCTGGAGATATTATTGATACAAGATATGTAGAGAAAATACCTCTTATTATAAAAAATAGTCCGATTTCTATAGTTTTCAAATCATCAGACATAACAATTACAATGTCTGCAGAGGCTCTTGATAATGGAAAAATAGGTGATTATATCAGAGTTAGAAGTAAACAATATAAAAAAGATTATATAGGTAGGGTTATAAGTGCAAATACCGTTATGGTAAATATATAA
- a CDS encoding flagellar hook-associated protein FlgK, with protein MSLFGIFNSHRSILLNQAAINLINNNIANINTPGYSKQRLELSQQVTVDSGVNTTISRTQSGAGAVIDNITRNRDAYLDAYFRKETTGLSFYKELNETASLMEDITNELGDTGINQALNEFYNTAHELSINPNDSIIRNNLVQKAKDLCNKFNLTYDRLDDLRSNLVGDATNPATLSTSKIALDVNDLNVKLSALANINKTICDSSSQGAPPNGLLDQRDILLDQIAEYIPITVTQGSNSLVTVSLNGVDLVKNKEQVGFFNVATGTTSDPATLRILDEDNNIVVANANSSITSGKIGAILEMGGSDSSKLNIYNVLTELNTLAREFSREINTIHQGGQYIDTSVSPNQLALVSAAPFDIFVEQDGVDTATYADLTAGNIKVNQDIIDDVFKIAAAGATSAVNETGDGSNALVMAEFRNTKIAALNSSSTESYLNAVVGNLGIQVKSVQDNYESQDTIVQQISSKRESTIGVNLDEELADLIRFQRSFEASAKVLTVVNEAMQRIINLAG; from the coding sequence ATGAGTTTATTTGGAATTTTTAATTCACATAGATCTATATTGCTTAATCAAGCTGCAATTAACTTGATTAATAACAATATAGCTAATATTAATACACCCGGGTATAGTAAACAAAGATTAGAACTCTCCCAACAAGTGACTGTAGATTCAGGAGTAAATACAACTATTTCAAGAACGCAATCCGGAGCAGGTGCAGTTATTGATAATATTACAAGAAATAGAGATGCTTACCTGGATGCATATTTTAGAAAAGAAACGACTGGTTTATCTTTTTATAAAGAATTAAACGAAACCGCTTCATTAATGGAAGATATTACTAATGAACTTGGAGATACTGGTATTAATCAGGCTCTTAATGAATTTTATAATACAGCTCATGAATTAAGTATAAATCCAAATGACTCGATAATAAGAAATAATCTTGTACAAAAAGCAAAGGATTTATGTAATAAGTTTAATTTAACATATGATAGATTGGATGATTTAAGATCCAACCTTGTTGGAGATGCTACTAATCCTGCAACTCTTAGTACAAGTAAAATAGCTTTAGATGTTAATGATTTAAATGTTAAACTATCAGCACTTGCAAATATAAATAAAACGATATGTGATTCATCTTCACAAGGAGCACCTCCAAATGGCCTTTTAGATCAAAGAGATATTTTGCTTGACCAGATTGCTGAATATATTCCAATTACTGTAACACAAGGATCTAATAGCCTAGTGACAGTATCTTTAAATGGTGTGGATCTAGTTAAAAATAAAGAACAAGTTGGGTTTTTTAATGTAGCTACAGGAACTACAAGTGATCCGGCTACATTAAGAATATTAGATGAAGATAATAATATCGTGGTAGCAAATGCAAATTCTTCAATAACCTCCGGTAAAATAGGTGCAATACTTGAGATGGGAGGTTCTGATTCTAGTAAACTAAATATTTATAATGTTCTTACAGAGTTAAATACTTTGGCCAGGGAATTTTCTAGAGAAATAAATACTATACATCAAGGTGGTCAATATATAGATACTTCAGTTAGTCCAAATCAATTAGCTCTTGTTTCTGCAGCTCCTTTTGATATTTTTGTAGAACAAGACGGAGTTGATACTGCTACTTATGCAGATTTAACAGCAGGTAATATTAAAGTTAATCAAGATATAATAGATGATGTATTTAAAATAGCAGCAGCTGGAGCCACTTCTGCGGTTAATGAAACTGGGGATGGAAGCAATGCTCTTGTAATGGCTGAATTTAGAAATACTAAAATAGCTGCTCTTAATAGTTCGAGTACAGAATCATACCTAAACGCAGTTGTTGGAAATCTTGGTATTCAAGTAAAAAGCGTTCAGGATAACTATGAATCACAAGATACAATTGTTCAACAAATTAGCAGTAAAAGAGAATCTACCATAGGTGTTAATTTAGACGAAGAGTTAGCAGATTTAATAAGGTTTCAAAGATCTTTTGAGGCTTCTGCTAAAGTTCTTACTGTGGTAAATGAAGCTATGCAGAGAATTATAAATCTTGCAGGCTAG
- a CDS encoding flagellar basal-body rod protein FlgG, whose amino-acid sequence MLRALTTAATGMVAQQMNIDVISNNLANVNTTGYKKVRTEFQDLLSQTLKAPGAQGAQGTNQPVGIQIGLGTRTSATNRIFTEGVMKSTGNKLDVAIEGDGFLQVQLDDGTPAYTRDGSLKIDGNGQLTTSDGFIVQPQVTIPANATDITITSDGRVSIKTAGDTAQTEVGSLQLAKFANPAGLEAIGKNLYKETSGSGTAIQGTAGQEGFGSLQQNFLEGSNVQVVEELISLIQAERAFEVNSKLITAADNMLKNVNRIG is encoded by the coding sequence ATGTTAAGGGCATTAACCACAGCAGCAACAGGTATGGTAGCACAACAAATGAATATTGATGTTATATCAAACAACCTGGCTAACGTTAATACTACAGGTTATAAAAAAGTTAGAACTGAATTTCAGGATTTACTTTCTCAAACATTAAAAGCACCTGGAGCTCAGGGAGCTCAAGGTACAAATCAACCTGTAGGTATACAAATAGGTTTAGGTACAAGAACATCAGCAACTAATAGAATTTTCACAGAAGGCGTTATGAAATCAACCGGAAATAAGCTTGATGTAGCAATAGAAGGTGATGGATTTTTACAAGTACAACTTGATGATGGTACTCCTGCTTATACTCGTGATGGTAGTTTAAAAATAGATGGTAATGGGCAATTAACCACTAGTGATGGTTTTATTGTCCAACCACAAGTTACAATTCCAGCTAATGCAACAGATATAACCATAACATCTGACGGAAGAGTATCAATAAAAACAGCTGGTGATACTGCTCAAACAGAAGTTGGTAGTTTACAACTTGCTAAATTTGCTAATCCTGCAGGTTTAGAAGCAATTGGTAAAAATCTTTACAAAGAAACATCTGGTTCAGGAACAGCTATTCAAGGAACAGCAGGGCAAGAAGGCTTTGGAAGTTTACAACAAAATTTCTTGGAAGGCTCTAATGTTCAAGTAGTTGAGGAGTTAATAAGTTTAATTCAAGCTGAACGTGCTTTTGAAGTTAATTCTAAGTTAATTACAGCTGCTGATAATATGCTTAAAAATGTTAACCGTATCGGTTAA